Proteins from one Caulobacter sp. X genomic window:
- a CDS encoding alpha/beta fold hydrolase codes for MIKALLAALALTLAVAPATQAADWPIKEGDVTFKDVAFKSGERLAEARMHYSTLGTPHRDAKGQIDNAVMLLHGTGGSGKNFLSPLFADELFGPGQPLDLAKTYVIMPDNIGHGGSSKPSDGLRMAFPRYDYDDMVALQHRRLTEGLGVTRLKLILGTSMGCMHAFVWGETYPGFAERLAPFACNAVALAGRNRMWRKMAIDAIRADPAWNGGDYKTQPAAGARTATDLLILAGGNPLALQARYPTREAADKAVEQMFNARIGAFEANDALYYLDASRNYDPSPGLEKITVPVLWVNSADDFINPPELGLAEQLVKRMPKARFVLIPASTETRGHGTHTAAAFWKKDLAALLAR; via the coding sequence ATGATCAAAGCGCTGCTGGCCGCCCTGGCCCTGACCCTCGCCGTCGCTCCCGCGACCCAGGCCGCCGACTGGCCGATCAAGGAGGGCGACGTCACCTTCAAGGACGTAGCCTTCAAGTCCGGCGAGCGCCTGGCGGAGGCGCGGATGCACTATTCGACGCTGGGAACGCCCCATCGCGACGCCAAGGGCCAGATCGACAACGCGGTCATGCTGCTGCACGGCACCGGCGGCTCGGGGAAGAACTTCCTGTCGCCGCTGTTCGCCGACGAGCTGTTCGGGCCGGGCCAGCCGCTGGATCTGGCCAAGACCTACGTGATCATGCCCGACAACATCGGCCATGGCGGCTCGTCCAAGCCCAGCGACGGGCTGCGCATGGCCTTCCCGCGCTACGACTACGACGACATGGTCGCCCTGCAGCATCGCCGGCTGACCGAGGGCCTGGGCGTCACGCGGCTGAAGCTGATCCTCGGCACGTCGATGGGCTGCATGCACGCCTTCGTCTGGGGCGAGACCTATCCTGGCTTCGCCGAGCGCCTGGCCCCGTTCGCCTGCAACGCCGTGGCCCTGGCCGGCCGCAACCGCATGTGGCGCAAGATGGCCATCGACGCGATCCGCGCCGACCCGGCCTGGAACGGCGGAGACTACAAGACCCAGCCGGCGGCCGGCGCGCGAACCGCCACCGACCTGCTGATCCTGGCCGGCGGCAATCCGCTGGCCCTGCAGGCGCGCTACCCGACCCGCGAGGCCGCCGACAAGGCCGTCGAGCAGATGTTCAACGCCCGCATCGGCGCGTTCGAGGCCAATGACGCGCTCTACTACCTGGACGCCTCGCGCAACTATGATCCCTCGCCGGGCCTGGAGAAGATCACCGTCCCGGTGCTCTGGGTGAACTCGGCCGACGACTTCATCAATCCGCCGGAGCTGGGCCTGGCCGAACAGCTGGTCAAGCGCATGCCCAAGGCCCGCTTCGTCCTGATCCCCGCCTCGACCGAAACCCGCGGCCACGGCACCCATACGGCGGCGGCGTTCTGGAAGAAGGACCTGGCGGCGCTGCTGGCGCGCTAG
- a CDS encoding LysR family transcriptional regulator, whose product MADPSWDLFRTFAFVLREGSLSGAARALGMTQPSVARHIDALEAAVGAKLFVRSQRGLSPTDRGLALRPHAESLVATSAALMRAASGTEDVSGTVRITASEVVAAEHLPPILAQLRRAHPGLSIELAPSNAVTDLLQRQADIAVRMVAPAQQALVARKVGAVTVGFHARRDYLAARGTPRTMDELLTHDLIGMDTETPAIRAVLQRYPGLTRDAFALRVDSDLAQLAAIRAGYGIGFCQVEIARREPDLVRVAPDLFSLEFPLWIAMHEDLRGGARYRAVFDALAEGLGRVGG is encoded by the coding sequence ATGGCCGATCCGAGCTGGGACCTCTTCCGCACCTTCGCCTTCGTGCTGCGCGAGGGCTCGCTGTCGGGCGCGGCGCGGGCCCTGGGCATGACCCAGCCCAGCGTCGCCCGCCACATCGACGCCCTGGAGGCGGCGGTCGGGGCCAAGCTGTTCGTGCGCTCGCAGCGCGGCCTGTCGCCGACCGACCGGGGCCTGGCCTTGCGCCCCCACGCCGAGAGCCTGGTCGCCACCTCGGCGGCGCTGATGCGCGCGGCGTCGGGGACCGAAGACGTCTCCGGAACCGTGCGGATCACCGCCAGCGAGGTGGTCGCCGCCGAGCATCTGCCGCCCATCCTGGCCCAGCTGCGCCGCGCCCATCCGGGCCTCTCGATCGAACTCGCGCCGTCCAACGCGGTCACCGACCTTTTGCAGCGTCAGGCCGACATCGCCGTGCGGATGGTCGCGCCGGCTCAGCAGGCGCTCGTGGCGCGCAAGGTCGGAGCGGTGACGGTGGGCTTCCACGCCCGTCGCGACTATCTGGCCGCGCGCGGGACGCCGCGGACGATGGATGAGCTGCTGACCCACGACCTGATCGGCATGGACACCGAGACGCCGGCGATCCGCGCCGTGCTGCAGCGGTATCCGGGCCTGACGCGGGACGCGTTCGCGCTGCGGGTCGACAGCGACCTGGCCCAACTGGCGGCGATCCGCGCCGGTTACGGCATCGGCTTCTGCCAGGTCGAGATCGCCCGCCGCGAGCCGGACCTGGTCCGGGTCGCGCCGGACCTGTTCAGCCTGGAGTTCCCGCTCTGGATCGCCATGCACGAGGACCTGCGCGGCGGCGCCCGCTATCGCGCGGTGTTCGACGCGCTGGCGGAGGGACTGGGGCGGGTGGGGGGTTAG
- the tuf gene encoding elongation factor Tu, with protein MAKEKFERTKPHCNIGTIGHVDHGKTTLTAAITIVLAKTGGATAKNYADIDAAPEEKARGITINTAHVEYETQNRHYAHVDCPGHADYVKNMITGAAQMDGAILVVSAADGPMPQTREHILLARQVGVPALVVFMNKVDMVDDEELLELVEMEVRELLSSYQFPGDDIPIVKGSALAAVEGRDAAIGEDRILELMTQVDAYIPQPERPVDLPFLMPVEDVFSISGRGTVVTGRVERGIVKVGEEVEIVGIRPVQKTTCTGVEMFRKLLDQGQAGDNVGVLLRGTKREDVERGQVLCKPGSITPHTKFVAEAYILTKEEGGRHTPFFTNYRPQFYFRTTDVTGIIKLREGVEMIMPGDNAELDVELITPIAMEEKLRFAIREGGRTVGAGVVSKIVE; from the coding sequence ATGGCCAAGGAAAAGTTCGAACGTACTAAGCCGCACTGCAACATCGGCACCATCGGTCACGTTGACCATGGCAAGACGACCCTGACGGCCGCGATCACGATCGTGCTGGCGAAGACGGGCGGCGCGACCGCCAAGAACTACGCCGACATCGACGCCGCGCCGGAAGAAAAGGCCCGCGGCATCACGATCAACACCGCGCACGTCGAGTATGAGACGCAAAACCGTCACTACGCTCACGTCGACTGCCCCGGCCACGCCGACTACGTGAAGAACATGATCACCGGCGCCGCCCAGATGGACGGCGCGATCCTGGTCGTGTCGGCCGCTGACGGCCCGATGCCGCAGACCCGCGAGCACATCCTGCTGGCCCGTCAGGTCGGCGTGCCGGCCCTGGTCGTGTTCATGAACAAGGTCGACATGGTCGACGACGAAGAGCTGCTCGAGCTCGTCGAAATGGAAGTTCGCGAACTGCTGTCGAGCTACCAGTTCCCGGGCGATGACATTCCGATCGTCAAGGGCTCGGCCCTGGCCGCCGTCGAAGGCCGCGACGCCGCCATCGGCGAAGACCGCATCCTCGAGCTGATGACGCAAGTCGACGCCTACATCCCGCAGCCGGAACGCCCCGTGGACCTGCCGTTCCTGATGCCGGTCGAAGACGTGTTCTCGATCTCGGGCCGCGGCACCGTGGTCACCGGTCGCGTCGAGCGCGGCATCGTGAAGGTCGGCGAAGAAGTCGAAATCGTCGGCATCCGTCCGGTCCAAAAGACCACCTGCACGGGCGTCGAAATGTTCCGCAAGCTGCTGGACCAAGGTCAAGCCGGCGACAACGTGGGCGTGCTGCTGCGCGGCACCAAGCGTGAAGACGTCGAGCGCGGCCAAGTGCTGTGCAAGCCGGGCTCGATCACCCCGCACACCAAGTTCGTGGCCGAAGCCTACATCCTGACCAAGGAAGAAGGCGGCCGTCACACCCCGTTCTTCACCAACTACCGTCCGCAGTTCTACTTCCGCACGACGGACGTGACGGGCATCATCAAGCTGCGCGAAGGCGTGGAAATGATCATGCCGGGCGACAACGCCGAGCTGGACGTCGAGCTGATCACCCCGATCGCCATGGAAGAAAAGCTGCGCTTCGCCATCCGCGAAGGCGGCCGCACCGTCGGCGCCGGCGTCGTCTCGAAGATCGTCGAGTAA
- a CDS encoding NAD-dependent epimerase/dehydratase family protein has product MNGKTALVLGATGGIGGTMARRLLAGGWTVRALSRSVEAAGRLPGMDCHVGDAMVREDVVEAAQGACVIVHAVNPPGYRNWGQLVLPMIDNSLAAARAHGARVVLPGTVYNYGPDAPALIGEDAPQNPTTRKGAIRVELERRLEDAARSGEARTLIVRAGDYFGPRAANNWFSQGIVQPGARPKAIQDPNTSGVGHQWAYLPDVAETMVRLLEQDDLEPFARFHMAGHWDPDGTAMIAAVVRALGEPAVRIKPLPWALLRLVALFAETPREMMEMRYLWKRPVRLDGTRLAARLGSEPHTPLDLAVRETLRAMGCV; this is encoded by the coding sequence ATGAACGGCAAGACGGCTTTGGTGCTCGGGGCGACGGGCGGGATCGGCGGGACGATGGCGCGGCGGCTGCTGGCCGGCGGCTGGACGGTGAGGGCGCTGAGCCGGAGCGTCGAGGCGGCCGGCCGGCTGCCGGGGATGGACTGCCACGTCGGCGACGCCATGGTGCGCGAGGACGTGGTCGAGGCCGCCCAGGGCGCCTGCGTGATCGTCCACGCGGTCAATCCGCCCGGCTACCGCAACTGGGGCCAGCTGGTGCTGCCGATGATCGACAACAGCCTGGCCGCCGCCCGCGCCCACGGCGCCCGCGTGGTGCTGCCGGGCACGGTCTACAACTACGGCCCCGACGCCCCGGCCCTGATCGGCGAGGACGCGCCGCAAAATCCCACGACCCGCAAGGGCGCGATCCGGGTCGAGCTTGAGCGTCGCCTGGAAGACGCCGCGCGGTCGGGAGAGGCGAGGACGCTGATCGTCCGGGCCGGCGACTACTTCGGCCCCCGCGCCGCCAACAACTGGTTCAGCCAGGGGATCGTCCAGCCGGGCGCGCGGCCCAAGGCGATCCAGGACCCGAACACCTCCGGCGTCGGCCACCAGTGGGCCTATCTGCCCGACGTGGCCGAGACCATGGTCCGACTGCTCGAACAGGACGACCTCGAGCCCTTCGCCCGCTTCCACATGGCCGGCCACTGGGACCCGGACGGGACGGCGATGATCGCGGCCGTCGTCCGGGCGCTGGGAGAGCCGGCCGTGCGGATCAAGCCGCTGCCGTGGGCGCTGCTGCGCCTCGTGGCGCTGTTCGCCGAGACCCCGAGGGAGATGATGGAGATGCGCTATCTCTGGAAGCGCCCGGTTCGGCTGGACGGGACCCGGCTGGCGGCGCGGCTGGGCAGCGAGCCGCACACGCCGCTGGACCTGGCGGTGCGCGAGACGCTTCGGGCGATGGGGTGTGTTTGA
- a CDS encoding methyl-accepting chemotaxis protein, which translates to MRASISAKVSLTIASAFLVLTLAVLGIVAKSSLDVARREATQNQEASMRVAWDVIGERGKAFRREGDTLLVGDHALNGDFDGVDRVKALVGGTATVFMGDKRITTNVTKPDGSRAVGTALAKGPVYDAVLGKGEPYRGEAKVLGRPFFVAYDPIKDASGQVIGVLYVGVPQADYFQPVYRQLGLLALACVLLGAAGAGASVVMARRQLSPLSALRDAMGKLMGGDLRVELPFAGRPDDIGLMADAVHRFRDEALEKTRLADEAASARASAEAEREAAGAEGARRAADQAQVVRRLADSLHRLSDGDLTVRLTEPFAEDYEGLRADFNRAVEGLESAMTAVISAVSGLNAGAGGIADAADDLSRRSEAQAASLEETAAALDEITATVRKTASGAQEAYQAVSQAQSEAGRSREVVASAVEAIGGIEASSRQVAQIITVIDEIAFQTNLLALNAGVEAARAGEAGRGFAVVAQEVRALAQRSAEAAKEIKTHISDSERQVESGVSLVGAAGETLQRIAGQVSAISTVITEIAASAQEQAAGLSQVNTAVNSMDQGTQHTTAMASRSAASSQALLAEVRGLADLVQRFRVGEGGKQGVRRAA; encoded by the coding sequence ATGCGCGCCAGCATCTCCGCGAAAGTCAGCCTCACCATCGCCTCGGCCTTCCTTGTCCTGACCCTCGCGGTCCTGGGCATCGTGGCCAAGAGTTCGCTGGACGTCGCCCGCCGCGAGGCGACGCAGAACCAGGAGGCCAGCATGCGGGTGGCCTGGGACGTGATCGGCGAGCGCGGCAAGGCGTTCCGCCGCGAGGGCGACACGCTGCTGGTCGGCGACCACGCCTTGAACGGCGATTTCGACGGCGTCGACCGGGTCAAGGCCCTGGTGGGCGGCACCGCCACCGTCTTCATGGGCGACAAGCGCATCACCACCAATGTCACCAAGCCGGACGGCTCGCGCGCCGTCGGCACGGCGCTCGCCAAGGGGCCCGTTTATGACGCGGTGCTGGGCAAGGGCGAGCCCTATCGCGGCGAGGCCAAGGTCCTGGGCCGGCCGTTCTTCGTCGCCTATGACCCGATCAAGGACGCCTCGGGCCAGGTGATCGGCGTGCTCTATGTGGGCGTGCCGCAGGCCGACTACTTCCAGCCGGTCTATCGCCAGCTGGGGCTGCTGGCCTTGGCCTGCGTGCTGCTGGGCGCGGCCGGCGCGGGGGCCTCGGTGGTCATGGCCCGCCGCCAGCTTTCTCCCCTCTCCGCCCTGCGCGACGCCATGGGCAAGCTGATGGGCGGCGACCTGCGGGTCGAGCTGCCCTTCGCCGGTCGTCCCGACGACATCGGCCTGATGGCCGACGCCGTGCATCGCTTCCGCGACGAGGCGCTGGAAAAGACCCGCCTGGCCGACGAGGCCGCCTCCGCCCGCGCCTCGGCCGAGGCCGAGCGCGAAGCCGCCGGGGCCGAGGGCGCGCGCCGCGCCGCCGACCAGGCCCAGGTCGTCCGCCGCCTGGCCGACAGCCTGCACCGCCTGTCGGACGGCGACCTGACCGTGCGCCTGACCGAACCCTTCGCCGAGGACTACGAGGGCCTGCGCGCCGACTTCAACCGCGCGGTCGAGGGGCTGGAGAGCGCCATGACCGCCGTGATCTCGGCCGTGTCGGGCCTGAACGCCGGAGCCGGCGGCATCGCCGACGCCGCCGACGACCTCTCGCGCCGCAGCGAGGCCCAGGCCGCCAGCCTGGAGGAGACCGCCGCCGCCCTCGACGAAATCACCGCCACCGTCCGCAAGACCGCCAGCGGCGCCCAGGAGGCCTACCAGGCCGTCAGCCAGGCCCAGAGCGAAGCCGGCCGCTCGCGCGAGGTCGTCGCCTCGGCCGTCGAGGCCATCGGCGGCATCGAGGCCTCGTCCCGCCAGGTCGCCCAGATCATCACCGTGATCGATGAGATCGCGTTCCAGACCAACCTCCTGGCCCTGAACGCCGGGGTCGAGGCCGCCCGCGCCGGCGAGGCGGGCCGAGGCTTCGCCGTCGTGGCCCAGGAAGTCCGCGCCCTGGCCCAACGCTCGGCCGAGGCCGCCAAGGAGATCAAGACCCACATCAGCGACTCCGAGCGCCAGGTGGAATCGGGCGTCTCGCTGGTCGGGGCGGCGGGCGAGACCCTACAGCGCATCGCCGGCCAGGTCAGCGCGATCAGCACGGTGATCACCGAGATCGCCGCCTCGGCTCAGGAGCAGGCCGCCGGCCTTAGCCAGGTCAACACGGCCGTCAACAGCATGGACCAGGGCACCCAGCACACCACGGCCATGGCCAGCCGTTCGGCCGCGTCCAGCCAGGCCCTGCTGGCCGAGGTGCGCGGCCTGGCCGACCTGGTCCAGCGGTTCCGGGTGGGCGAGGGCGGGAAGCAGGGCGTCCGGCGAGCGGCGTAG
- the rpsG gene encoding 30S ribosomal protein S7 codes for MSRRRRAEKRQVLPDPKFGDLVVTKFMNYVMYEGKKAVAENIIYGAFDILEAKRKDQGPLETFHSALDNVAPAIEVRSRRVGGATYQVPVEVRPDRRRALAIRWLVTAARKRGENTMTEKLAGELLDASNNRGTAVKKREDTHKMAEANRAFSHYRW; via the coding sequence ATGTCCCGCCGCCGTCGCGCCGAGAAACGCCAAGTCCTGCCGGATCCGAAGTTCGGGGACCTGGTTGTCACAAAGTTCATGAACTACGTGATGTACGAAGGTAAGAAAGCTGTCGCCGAGAACATCATCTACGGCGCTTTCGACATCCTGGAAGCCAAGCGCAAGGACCAAGGTCCGCTTGAAACCTTCCACTCCGCCCTGGACAACGTCGCCCCGGCGATCGAAGTCCGGTCGCGTCGCGTTGGCGGCGCCACCTACCAAGTGCCGGTTGAAGTCCGTCCGGACCGTCGCCGCGCCCTGGCCATCCGTTGGCTGGTGACCGCCGCTCGCAAGCGCGGCGAAAACACCATGACCGAAAAGCTGGCCGGTGAGCTGCTCGACGCCTCGAACAACCGCGGCACCGCCGTGAAGAAGCGCGAAGACACCCACAAGATGGCTGAAGCCAACCGGGCGTTCTCGCACTATCGCTGGTAA
- the rpsL gene encoding 30S ribosomal protein S12: MPTINQLIRKPRSPKPVRNKVPALKGCPQRRGVCTRVYTTTPKKPNSALRKVAKVRLTTGIEAVCYIPGEGHNLQEHSVVLIRGGRVKDLPGVRYHILRGVLDTQGVKDRKQRRSLYGAKRPK; encoded by the coding sequence ATGCCTACCATTAACCAGCTCATCCGTAAGCCGCGCTCCCCGAAGCCGGTCCGGAACAAGGTGCCCGCCCTGAAGGGCTGCCCGCAGCGTCGCGGCGTTTGCACCCGCGTTTACACCACGACCCCGAAGAAGCCGAACTCGGCTCTGCGTAAGGTCGCCAAGGTCCGTCTGACCACCGGCATCGAAGCCGTGTGCTACATTCCGGGCGAAGGCCACAACCTGCAGGAGCACTCGGTGGTGCTCATCCGCGGCGGCCGCGTCAAGGACTTGCCCGGCGTCCGTTATCACATCCTGCGCGGCGTCCTCGACACCCAAGGGGTCAAGGATCGTAAGCAGCGTCGTTCGCTCTACGGCGCCAAGCGTCCGAAGTAA
- a CDS encoding glycosyltransferase, whose amino-acid sequence MRAVFIQGQSQYGATRLFIDEMVAAFRRRGYATKVIDIMAESDPGVAMAIAAGTETDLVYTVGILGEYRDAQGRGIGQIFNAPHVIQYVDYPFSHLVRLQGTPRQAALLAVDHSHVEAVRATFGGDHFAFVGFCPHAAAGEPVEPDPDPESFAAERPLPILFAGSFYGVEPLPWKDEGAGIRGVFDHALEIAMSAEFMPALEAVDQVLRGMGQDPLDPRYVQLRRYSTWVHEEVRMRRRLRLLEAASKAGLPVFCVGSGYEGWIEAHKSFRLASAMSLTDTAALMRRARVVLNANANFGRGSHERPLTAMLAGAAVASDHSTWWAEQFVEDEDMLLYRWRDLDAGLARLAALAEDPEAAWRMGRKAQAKAAAAHRFDNRVDTVIAAAVAARGHLCDPSPQQPRITAFSH is encoded by the coding sequence ATGCGTGCGGTGTTCATCCAGGGGCAATCCCAGTACGGCGCGACCCGGCTGTTCATCGACGAAATGGTCGCCGCGTTCCGGCGCCGGGGCTACGCGACCAAGGTCATCGACATCATGGCCGAGAGCGATCCGGGCGTCGCGATGGCGATCGCGGCGGGAACCGAAACGGATCTGGTCTACACCGTCGGCATCCTGGGCGAGTACCGCGACGCGCAGGGCCGCGGGATCGGCCAGATCTTCAACGCGCCGCACGTTATCCAGTATGTCGACTATCCGTTCAGCCATCTGGTCAGGCTGCAAGGGACGCCTCGCCAGGCGGCGCTCCTGGCCGTGGATCACTCCCACGTCGAGGCGGTGCGCGCGACGTTCGGCGGCGACCACTTCGCCTTCGTCGGCTTCTGCCCGCACGCGGCGGCGGGCGAGCCGGTCGAGCCCGATCCGGACCCCGAGAGCTTCGCCGCCGAGCGGCCGCTTCCGATCCTCTTCGCCGGATCGTTCTATGGGGTCGAGCCCCTGCCCTGGAAGGACGAGGGCGCCGGCATCCGCGGCGTGTTCGATCACGCGCTCGAGATCGCGATGAGCGCCGAGTTCATGCCGGCCCTCGAGGCGGTCGACCAGGTTCTGCGCGGCATGGGCCAGGACCCGCTCGACCCGCGCTACGTCCAGCTGCGCCGCTACTCGACGTGGGTGCACGAAGAGGTCCGGATGCGGCGGCGCCTGCGCTTGCTCGAGGCGGCCAGCAAGGCGGGGCTGCCCGTGTTCTGCGTGGGATCGGGCTACGAAGGCTGGATCGAGGCGCACAAGAGCTTCCGCCTGGCGTCGGCGATGAGCCTGACCGACACCGCCGCCCTGATGCGTCGCGCGCGCGTGGTCCTGAACGCCAACGCCAATTTCGGGCGCGGCTCGCACGAGCGGCCGCTGACGGCGATGCTGGCGGGCGCGGCGGTGGCTTCGGATCACTCGACCTGGTGGGCCGAGCAGTTTGTCGAGGACGAGGACATGCTGCTCTACCGCTGGCGCGATCTGGACGCCGGCCTCGCGCGCCTGGCCGCCCTGGCCGAGGATCCCGAGGCGGCCTGGCGCATGGGCCGCAAGGCGCAGGCCAAGGCGGCCGCCGCCCACCGTTTCGACAACCGCGTCGACACGGTGATCGCCGCCGCCGTCGCGGCGCGCGGCCACCTATGCGACCCGTCGCCGCAGCAGCCCCGAATAACAGCGTTTTCGCATTGA
- the fusA gene encoding elongation factor G: MPRTHKIEDYRNFGIMAHIDAGKTTTTERILYYTGKSHKIGEVHDGAATMDWMEQEQERGITITSAATTAFWNGKRLNIIDTPGHVDFTIEVERSLRVLDGAVTVLDGNAGVEPQTETVWRQADKYKVPRIVFVNKMDKIGADFDKSVESIRDRLGAKAVPIQFPIGAESSLKGLVDLVRMKAVVWDNDGLGASYKDEEIPADLMDKALEARNYLIENAVELDDEAMEAYLGGEEPSEETIKKCIRKAVLTGAFYPILCGSAFKNKGVQPLLDAVVDYLPSPVDIPPTKGIDFKTEAEVERKASDDEPLSVLAFKIMDDPFVGSLTFCRIYSGKLETGMSLMNSTRDKRERVGRMLLMHSNNREDIKEAYAGDIVALAGLKETRTGDTLCDPLKSPVILERMEFPAPVIEIAVEPKSKADQEKLGVALQKLAAEDPSFTVSTDHESGQTILKGMGELHLDIKIDILKRTYKVEANIGAPQVAYRESLSKKAEIDYTHKKQTGGTGQFARVKLVFEPGEPGSGFVFESAIVGGAVPKEYVPGVVKGLESVKDNGLLAGFPVIDFKATLIDGAFHDVDSSVLAFEIASRAAFKELREKGAPKLLEPIMAVEVVTPEEYLGSVIGDLNSRRGMIQGQDMRGNATVVNAFVPLANMFGYVNTLRGMSQGRAQFTMQYDHYEQVPQHVADEVIKKYA; this comes from the coding sequence ATGCCCCGCACGCATAAAATCGAAGACTACCGCAACTTCGGCATCATGGCGCACATCGACGCCGGTAAGACGACCACGACCGAGCGGATCCTGTATTACACCGGTAAGTCGCACAAGATCGGCGAAGTCCACGACGGCGCCGCGACCATGGACTGGATGGAGCAGGAGCAAGAGCGCGGCATCACGATCACGTCGGCCGCGACGACCGCCTTCTGGAACGGCAAGCGCCTGAACATCATCGACACCCCCGGGCACGTCGACTTCACCATCGAAGTGGAACGCTCGCTGCGCGTTCTCGACGGCGCCGTGACGGTGCTGGACGGCAACGCCGGCGTCGAGCCGCAGACCGAGACCGTCTGGCGTCAGGCCGACAAGTACAAGGTTCCGCGGATCGTGTTCGTCAACAAGATGGACAAGATCGGCGCCGACTTCGACAAGTCGGTCGAGTCGATCCGCGACCGTCTGGGCGCCAAGGCCGTGCCGATCCAATTCCCGATCGGCGCCGAGTCGTCGCTGAAGGGCCTGGTGGACCTGGTCCGCATGAAGGCCGTGGTCTGGGACAACGACGGCCTGGGCGCGTCCTACAAGGACGAAGAGATCCCGGCCGACCTGATGGACAAGGCCCTCGAGGCCCGCAACTACCTGATCGAGAACGCCGTCGAGCTCGACGACGAGGCCATGGAAGCCTATCTGGGCGGCGAAGAGCCCTCGGAAGAAACGATCAAGAAGTGCATCCGTAAGGCCGTTCTGACCGGCGCCTTCTATCCGATCCTCTGCGGCTCGGCCTTCAAGAACAAGGGCGTCCAGCCCCTGCTCGACGCCGTCGTCGACTACCTGCCCTCGCCGGTGGACATCCCGCCGACCAAGGGCATCGACTTCAAGACCGAAGCCGAAGTCGAGCGTAAGGCCTCGGACGACGAACCGCTGTCGGTCCTGGCGTTCAAGATCATGGACGACCCCTTCGTCGGTTCGCTGACCTTCTGCCGCATCTACTCGGGCAAGCTGGAAACCGGCATGTCCCTGATGAACTCGACCCGCGACAAGCGCGAGCGCGTCGGCCGCATGCTGCTGATGCACTCGAACAACCGCGAAGACATCAAGGAAGCCTACGCCGGCGACATCGTCGCCCTGGCCGGCCTGAAGGAAACCCGCACGGGCGACACCCTGTGCGATCCGCTGAAGTCGCCGGTCATCCTGGAGCGCATGGAGTTCCCGGCCCCGGTTATCGAAATCGCCGTCGAGCCCAAGTCGAAGGCCGACCAGGAAAAGCTGGGCGTCGCCCTGCAGAAGCTGGCCGCTGAAGACCCCTCCTTCACCGTCTCGACCGACCACGAGTCGGGCCAGACGATCCTGAAGGGCATGGGCGAACTGCACCTCGACATCAAGATCGACATCCTGAAGCGCACCTACAAGGTCGAAGCCAACATCGGCGCGCCGCAGGTGGCCTACCGCGAGAGCCTCTCGAAGAAGGCCGAGATCGACTACACCCACAAGAAGCAGACCGGCGGTACGGGCCAGTTCGCCCGTGTCAAGCTGGTGTTCGAGCCGGGCGAGCCGGGTTCGGGCTTCGTGTTCGAGTCGGCCATCGTCGGCGGCGCGGTTCCGAAGGAATACGTCCCGGGCGTCGTGAAGGGCCTGGAATCGGTGAAGGACAACGGTCTGCTGGCCGGCTTCCCGGTCATCGACTTCAAGGCCACCCTGATCGACGGCGCCTTCCACGACGTCGACTCGTCGGTCCTGGCCTTCGAAATCGCCTCGCGCGCCGCCTTCAAGGAACTGCGTGAAAAGGGCGCCCCGAAGCTCCTCGAGCCGATCATGGCCGTGGAAGTCGTGACGCCGGAAGAATACCTGGGCTCGGTCATCGGCGACCTGAACAGCCGCCGTGGCATGATCCAGGGCCAGGACATGCGTGGCAACGCCACGGTGGTGAACGCCTTCGTGCCGCTCGCCAACATGTTCGGCTACGTGAACACCCTGCGTGGCATGTCGCAAGGCCGCGCCCAGTTCACGATGCAATACGATCACTACGAGCAAGTGCCGCAGCACGTCGCCGACGAAGTGATCAAGAAGTACGCCTAA